A genomic stretch from Chiloscyllium plagiosum isolate BGI_BamShark_2017 chromosome 45, ASM401019v2, whole genome shotgun sequence includes:
- the LOC122543907 gene encoding oocyte zinc finger protein XlCOF7.1-like — MERKSAIHRGEKLYTCCTCGQGFSRSLALAEHEYSHSGERPFICSQCGKGFARSSTLLRHQQIHTEERPFKCLDCSKCFKSSRDLVSHQRVHTDERPFSCSQCRAGFRWSSQLATHQRVHTGETPFTCMECGKGFSRSSHLMTHQRLHTGERPFTCSVCGKGFTDSSNLTSHQRVHTNNRPFSCFLCGKRFTQSCNLLTHQHVHINERPFRCLDCGKCYKSSKELMSHQHIHSEERPFKCPDCGKHYRSSGDLMSHQRVHTDERPFRCSRCDTGFRRSSDLIDHQRIHTGERPFTCTECGKGFTQKSNLLKHQQVHTEERPFQCPDCGKCYKSSGSLMSHQRVHTDERPFRCSHCGTGFKWSSQLTVHQRVHTGERPFACSDCGKRFAVKSNLLSHQRVHE; from the coding sequence ATGGAAAGAAAAAGCGCCATTCACAGAGGGGAGAAACTGTACACATGTTGTACATGCGGACAAGGTTTCAGCAGATCATTGGCCCTGGCAGAACATGAATACAGTCACagcggggagaggccgttcatctGTTcccagtgtgggaaaggattcgcTCGATCATCCactctgctgaggcaccagcaaattcacacagaggagagaccttttaaatgctTAGACTGTAGCAAGTGCTTTAAAAGCTCTAGGGATCTGGTgtcccatcaacgtgttcacactgatgagagacCCTTCAGTTGCTCTCAATGTAGGGCTGGATTCAGGTGGTCATCCCAACTTGCtacacaccagcgagttcacactggggagaccCCGTTCACCTGCATGGAGTGTGGGAAGGGGTTCTCTCGGTCATCTCACCTTATGACACATCAGCggcttcacactggggagaggcccttcacctGCTCTgtctgtgggaagggattcactgatTCATCGAACCTCACgtcacaccagcgagttcacaccaaCAACAGGCCGTTCAGCTGCTTTTtgtgtgggaagagattcactCAGTCATGCAATCTGCTGACACACCAGCATGTTCACATTAATGAGAGACCTTTCAGATGtttagattgtgggaagtgcTATAAAAGCTCCAAGGAACTGATGTCCCATCAACATATTCATAGTGAGGAAAGACCTTTTAAATGCCCAGACTGTGGGAAACATTACAGAAGTTCTGGGGACCTGATGTCCCATCAGcgtgttcacactgatgagagacCTTTCAGGTGCTCTCGTTGCGATACTGGGTTTAGGCGATCATCTGACCTCATTGATCACCAGcggattcacactggggagagaccgttcacctgcactgagtgtgggaagggattcactcagaaATCCAACCTACTGaaacaccagcaagttcacacagaGGAGAGACCTTTTCAATGcccagactgtgggaagtgctATAAAAGCTCCGGGAGCTTGATgtcccatcaacgtgttcacactgacgagagaccattcaggtgctctcactgtgggactgggttcAAGTGGTCATCCCAACTCACtgtacaccagcgagttcacactggagagaggccgtttgcctgctctgactgtggaAAGAGATTTGCTGTGAAATCCAATCTGCTGAGTCATCAACGGGTCCATGAATAA